The following are from one region of the Silene latifolia isolate original U9 population chromosome 9, ASM4854445v1, whole genome shotgun sequence genome:
- the LOC141599867 gene encoding uncharacterized protein At4g28440-like, translating into MSTAKRKPVFIKVEQLKPVTSGHTLIVKVVSSNTVLQKPRSSSSSSLNSRANRIAECLVADETASIFFTARNDQIDLMQPGATLILRNAKIDMFKGSMRLAVDKWGRVELTEPASFEVKEDNNLSLVEYELVNVAEE; encoded by the exons ATGTCGACAGCGAAGAGAAAGCCAGTGTTCATTAAAGTGGAGCAACTCAAACCCGTAACATCTGGCCATACCTTGATTGTTAAAGTGGTTTCCTCTAACACTGTTTTACAGAAACCcagatcttcttcttcttcttctttgaattCTCGGGCTAATCGCATTGCTGAATGTCTTGTTGCTGATGAAACCGCTTCCATTTTCTTCACCGCCCGCAATGACCAAA TCGACCTCATGCAGCCAGGTGCTACATTGATCCTGCGGAATGCAAAGATTGACATGTTTAAGGGGTCTATGAGGTTAGCTGTTGACAAATGGGGTCGTGTTGAGCTCACAGAGCCGGCTAGCTTTGAAGTCAAAGAGGATAATAATCTATCCCTCGTTGAGTATGAATTGGTTAATGTCGCAGAAGAATGA
- the LOC141599865 gene encoding pentatricopeptide repeat-containing protein At2g42920, chloroplastic: MYSSLKTTSHVKLSSYHLCVASTKAMGTMSLCSLTPAQTSMSNFISNHPHLTLLETHCNTIKDLNKIHAHLIKTGLSKHPIAISRVLAFAATSHVADIRYAHSIFTSIHNPNLFMWNTIIRGFSQSWAPLTAILLFVDMLTSSGMEPQRLTYPSLFKAYANLGLAQCGAQLHARVIKLGLHSDHFIRNTIIHMYANNGFLREAFKVFDEGQNSDVVAWNSMIMGLAKCREIDEARRLFDKMGVKVMKNAISWNSMISGCVRNDKFVEAINLFGRMQEDGFKASEFTMVSLLNACANLGSLEKGELVHDHMCENGFELNVIVVTAIVDMYCKCGAIDKAIQIFERTPIKGLSTWNSMILGLANNGRETDTIQLFSDLVSSGMVPDDVTFLGVLTACCYNGDVDKATDYFLLMTQRYQIEPSIKHYNCMVSILGQAGLLKEAEQLIGEMPVKADAIIWGSLLSACRKHGNVDMGIWASKNINEIDPNDTGAYVLMSNVYSASGEFQNAIKQRISMKDRQVCKEKGGSSIQINGEVEEFVSGGMLNPEMNDLMFLIHSNYEGEKLASEELEMWEIN, encoded by the coding sequence ATGTACTCAAGTCTGAAGACCACAAGCCACGTTAAGTTATCAAGTTATCACCTTTGTGTAGCCTCCACAAAAGCAATGGGTACAATGAGCCTTTGCTCACTAACTCCAGCACAAACTAGCATGTCCAACTTCATCTCTAATCATCCCCACCTTACATTGCTAGAAACTCACTGTAATACCATCAAAGATCTTAACAAAATTCATGCACACCTTATTAAAACAGGTTTATCTAAACACCCTATTGCAATTAGCCGCGTCCTCGCCTTTGCTGCTACCTCCCATGTTGCTGACATTAGATATGCCCATTCAATCTTTACCTCTATACATAATCCCAACCTTTTTATGTGGAATACTATTATAAGAGGTTTTTCTCAAAGTTGGGCCCCACTTACCGCGATTTTGCTCTTTGTAGATATGTTAACTAGTTCAGGAATGGAGCCTCAAAGGCTTACTTACCCTTCTTTGTTCAAAGCTTATGCTAATCTAGGCCTTGCACAATGTGGAGCTCAACTTCATGCAAGGGTTATAAAGTTGGGTCTTCATTCCGACCATTTCATAAGGAATACAATCATTCATATGTATGCTAATAATGGGTTTTTGAGGGAAGCATTTAAGGTATTTGATGAAGGCCAAAATTCCGACGTTGTTGCGTGGAATTCCATGATTATGGGCCTTGCAAAGTGTAGGGAAATTGATGAAGCTAGGAGGCTGTTTGATAAGATGGGGGTTAAGGTTATGAAGAATGCGATTTCGTGGAATAGTATGATAAGTGGGTGTGTAAGAAATGACAAGTTTGTTGAAGCTATCAACCTTTTCGGGAGAATGCAAGAGGATGGGTTTAAAGCGAGCGAGTTTACAATGGTAAGCTTGTTGAATGCTTGTGCTAACTTGGGCTCCCTAGAAAAAGGGGAATTGGTACATGATCATATGTGTGAGAATGGGTTTGAATTGAATGTCATTGTAGTAACTGCAATTGTGGACATGTATTGCAAATGTGGTGCAATTGACAAGGCAATTCAGATTTTCGAGAGAACCCCAATTAAGGGTTTATCGACTTGGAATTCTATGATTCTAGGATTAGCAAACAACGGGCGTGAAACTGACACCATTCAATTGTTTTCGGACCTTGTTTCATCGGGTATGGTACCAGATGATGTTACTTTTCTTGGAGTTTTAACAGCCTGTTGTTACAATGGGGATGTCGATAAAGCAACAGACTACTTTCTGCTAATGACTCAACGGTACCAAATTGAGCCATCAATTAAGCATTATAATTGCATGGTTAGTATTTTAGGCCAAGCTGGTTTGTTAAAAGAGGCCGAGCAGCTGATTGGAGAAATGCCCGTTAAAGCAGATGCTATTATATGGGGTTCTTTACTATCGGCTTGTAGAAAGCATGGAAATGTCGATATGGGAATTTGGGCTTCAAAAAATATTAATGAGATTGATCCTAACGACACTGGAGCTTATGTACTTATGTCTAATGTCTATTCGGCCTCTGGTGAGTTTCAGAATGCGATCAAACAGCGCATTTCCATGAAGGATAGACAGGTCTGTAAGGAGAAAGGAGGCAGTTCAATTCAAATCAACGGGGAAGTTGAAGAGTTTGTTTCCGGTGGAATGCTGAATCCTGAGATGAATGACCTAATGTTTCTGATACATTCAAACTATGAAGGCGAAAAACTGGCAAGTGAAGAACTAGAAATGTGGGAAATAAACTGA
- the LOC141599866 gene encoding reticulon-like protein B18, producing the protein MEAATTIIRTPPSNKVKSASRLSHLLTNNPDMGSESDTHEIPHYQVEYAPSPRKTPPTSKLSITKTRGCLPMHELLLNLSPSPKAKSRTRLSDRLDMVDELGGDLRRRCKTRTSSNNGFSACGSPRNIRRSRRRIENEERDIVAFDELNKPKKRRNSAKSKKEKPDPLNSALPSKGNEEGESALDRLGFMIWDLVMWRDVAKSSLWFGLGCLCSLSSCFTKGLSFSLLSVISQLGLVFLAVSFMSNILHQREIVPKRQQVCLKEEDILKVIRIVLPVLNLAISKAAQLFSGEPSMTLKVASFFIFGAEYGHLLTLWRLCVLGFLTSFTAPKLYSSYAAQIDSKVDQYKSKMVEAWRACYHKKIVAASAATVFWNLSSLKTRVFAAFISLVILRYYRQHSDNRTEEDTIPRKEKSNVKGNLTVEEEQVNETAASKV; encoded by the exons atggaagcagcaacaacaataataagaactcctccatcaaacaaagtaaaatcaGCATCAAGATTATCTCACTTATTAACCAACAATCCCGATATGGGTAGCGAATCGGATACCCATGAAATCCCACATTACCAAGTTGAATACGCACCTTCACCGCGAAAAACCCCCCCAACATCAAAGCTCTCAATTACTAAGACAAGAGGGTGTCTTCCAATGCATGAACTTTTACTTAATCTATCTCCTTCACCGAAAGCAAAGTCCAGGACTCGGCTTTCTGACCGTCTTGATATGGTTGACGAACTGGGTGGTGATCTTAGGAGGAGATGCAAGACCAGGACTAGTTCTAATAATGGCTTCTCTGCTTGTGGGTCGCCTCGTAATATCAGGAGGTCTAGAAGGAGGATTGAAAATGAGGAAAGGGatattgttgcttttgatgagttGAATAAACCAAAGAAGAGAAGAAACAGTGCCAAATCTAAGAAAGAGAAGCCTGATCCTCTCAATTCTGCTCTTCCATCAA AAGGGAATGAGGAAGGAGAAAGCGCATTGGATCGACTGGGTTTCATGATATGGGACTTAGTTATGTGGAGAGATGTTGCAAAATCGAGCCTTTGGTTTGGTTTAGGATGTCTTTGTTCTCTGTCTTCTTGCTTCACCAAGGGTTTAAGCTTTAG CCTTCTGTCAGTGATTTCGCAACTTGGGCTCGTGTTCTTGGCGGTATCATTCATGTCAAATATATTACATCAGAG AGAAATTGTACCAAAAAGACAGCAAGTGTGCTTGAAAGAGGAGGATATTCTCAAagtaattagaattgtgttaccAGTTCTAAACCTTGCGATttccaaggcagcacaacttTTCTCTGGAGAACCATCCATGACTTTAAAA GTAGCTTCATTTTTTATATTTGGTGCTGAGTATGGCCATCTTCTAACACTTTGGAGGCTTTGTGTACTTG GATTTCTTACCAGCTTTACTGCCCCAAAACTGTACTCATCATATGCTGCTCAGATAGACAGTAAAG TTGATCAATACAAGTCAAAAATGGTGGAAGCATGGAGAGCTTGTTACCACAAGAAGATAGTAGCTGCGTCAGCTGCCACCGTCTTTTGGAATTTGTCCTCCTTAAAAACCCGCGTGTTTGCAG CTTTTATCTCCTTAGTTATATTGCGATACTATCGCCAACATTCAGACAACAGAACAGAAGAAGATACAATCCCTAGAAAGGAGAAGTCGAATGTAAAAGGAAACCTGACTGTGGAAGAAGAACAAGTAAATGAGACAGCAGCATCAAAAGTCTGA